CGCACCGGGCAGGTCGCCGAGAACGCCCGCGCCGCCGACTGGGAGGCCACCGAGGCCGACCTGGCCGAGCTGGACGCCCTGTTCCCCGGCCCCGAGAAGGTGGCGCTGTTCTGATGGGCGAGTGCTGATGGGCGGGGCCGCGGCGGCCGCCCTGGCGGCGGCCGCGAATCCGCTCATGCCGACGCCCGTGGAGGCCGTCCTCGGCTGGGGCCTGTCCCTGGCCGCCGGGGCGCTGTGGCTCGCCGGGTTCGTCTCGCTCTCGCGCGGGCCCCTCGATGCCCGCGGCCGGCTGCCGTGGGCCGGGGCCATGCTGCTGCTGCCCGTGCTGGGCGCCCTCATCTGGTTCTGGTGGCGGCACCGGTACTACCCGGCCCGCCGCCGGGAGCAGCCCGGATGGGACCCGAACGACCGCGGCGCCGTCGTCGTGCCCCCGCGCCGGGGCCGACCGGTGCCCAGCGGCATCGGCCGGCCGGACCCGTACGCAGGCGTGGCCGCGCCCAAGGGGCTCGCCCCGCGCCGGCGCTACGGCGCCGAGCGGGACTGAGCCCGGGCGGAGGAGCCGGCGGTCCGGCTCAGAGCTTGACGACGATGCGGTCGCCGTCCACGACCGCCTCGTAGTCCATCAGGGGCTGGCGGGCCGGGCCGCCGAAGGGCTTGCCGGTCTGCACGTCGAAGTGCGAGCCGTGGCACGGGCACGCGAACGAGGGGCCCTCCGCGCGGTCCACGACCTGCAGCAGGCAGCCCTGGTGGGTGCACACGTTGGTGAAGGCGGTCACCGTGGTCTCGTCCACGCGGTGCATCATCAGCGTGCGGCCCTCGACCTCGACCTCGCGGGCCGCGCCCACCGGCAGGTCGGCCGCGGGCAGGGCCTCGAC
The sequence above is a segment of the Micrococcus endophyticus genome. Coding sequences within it:
- a CDS encoding PLD nuclease N-terminal domain-containing protein, which gives rise to MGGAAAAALAAAANPLMPTPVEAVLGWGLSLAAGALWLAGFVSLSRGPLDARGRLPWAGAMLLLPVLGALIWFWWRHRYYPARRREQPGWDPNDRGAVVVPPRRGRPVPSGIGRPDPYAGVAAPKGLAPRRRYGAERD
- a CDS encoding ubiquinol-cytochrome c reductase iron-sulfur subunit, with the translated sequence MTAQDSTPTPDPSAAAPAGCCGGRAAADAARPEASRRTVLGRGAAVAAAGAGALALSGCTEQLREKENAQDHFAGADAVEALPAADLPVGAAREVEVEGRTLMMHRVDETTVTAFTNVCTHQGCLLQVVDRAEGPSFACPCHGSHFDVQTGKPFGGPARQPLMDYEAVVDGDRIVVKL